In the Pectinatus sottacetonis genome, TTTTGTGTTCTTTATATAATAAAAGAAATATACTGTCTATATTTAGGAGCATATAAACAGTATACTATAAGCTTTATAATAAAATTTTACCGCAAAAAAGTTTATTTGGTGGAATCATATCTATAAACACCATTGCCAATTTTACGTGGCGCATTTATTTCTATTTCCTTCAGCAGGTCTTTTTTATTATATTTAGTAAGATTATCTATAGCACGACGATATATATGGACTAAACGACCAGTATATTCTGGTGTGTAATCCTGTGCTTCAATACAAAATGAGGCAGCATTATTTAATTTATCAATATATGGCAGCAAACATAAATCATGGGCAAATAAAATATAGTTTCTGTCATACTGAGTACGTCTTATGGAGTGAATTTCAGAGGCGGTGTCTATAAAAGCATAATGTTTATTAAATGCTTCTGGAGCTGTTAGCTGGTTTTTACCCGTTTCTTCAGCAATAAAATCAAAATCGCAAATCATTGCTTCGATTGCTCCGTGAACAATTATTTCGATGGGAAGAGGACTGTTTTCTAGTAGAGAATTAACTTGAGCATAAGAAAGTTCCAATGATGCAGTTCCCATAACAGCACCTTCTTTTTGCAATAAAGAGGCTGCTTTGCTATTGAAGATGCTAAATGATACACCGCACCTAACAGGTAGGTTTGTTGTTTGGGCGAGTGCCAAAGTGCCCATATTATGTACGAGAATACCATCGGGGTTAATATCTGTTAAACTGGCGAATAACTGTTCCATTTCTTTTAGTTCACGTGTTTTAGTTATGCGCGGAGTAGAGATAACTAGCTGGCAATTTGCCTTTTGCGTAAGTTCACGGGCTTTTTTTATATCTTCAATAGTCCATGGTGTAAGAGGGCGGTATACATCGCCGCCAGCATATATAATATCAGCTTTGCCGGCACAAGCTTCCTTCACATGGTCAAGTGTAGCGCATCTTACTGCAAGAAGCGGTATATTGTTATTAACTGTTTGTGGAAAAACGGCTTTTGTAGTAAAAGCGCTTTCTTTTATAGCGTTACTAAAAAAACGCGGTTCATGTTTGCCTGATAAACCAATGTCAGCATAGGTCGGTTTACCTAAGGCAAAACAGGTAGAATATCCACGGACTTTTTTTATTTCCAGATTATGCCAGTCATTTTGGTTAATGCTGTATCCGGCAGGATCATGTATATATTTATCTATTGCCCGGCGATATATTCCCACTATTTGGCTTATAAATTCGGCATCACGCATGCGGCCTTCTATTTTGAAAGAATAAACACCTGATTGAATTAATTGTGGAAGGGCACGATACATACACATATCTTTTAATGCTAGTTTATAGGAAAATTTTTTAGCAACCATCTTGTCATTATTATCGATATCTTTTTCTTCAGCAAATTTATACTGCCAGCGGCACGGTTTCATACAACGGCCGCGATTGCTGCTGTTGCCGAATACAACGCCAGAGTGGAAGCATTGTCCTCCTTCAGCAATACACATATCACCATGTATGAAGTACTCTAGTTCAATAGCACTTTTTTCTTTTAATAAACGTATTTCATTAAGACTCATTTCACGGCTGGCAACAACGCGGCTGATACCATATTGTTTAAATTTGTCAATCATTAAAGAATTATGTGTATTCATCATTATTGATGAATGTAAATTTAGATCTAGTCCTAATTCCCTTATAAGTTCTATCACGGCAAAATCCTGAACAATAAGTGCATCAGGACGAATGTCGTCATTGAGCAATTTCAAATACTCTGTGAGGGCAGGAATTTCTTCTTCACTTATGAGGTTGTTTAATGTCAAGTATACTTTGACATCATGGGAATGAACATACTTTACAGCTTTTTTTAATGTATTGTTGTCAAAATTAAAATCATTACGGAACATCCGCATATTAAAAGCTTTTCCGCCTAGATAAACAGCATCTGCGCCAGCATTTACTGCTGCTTGTAATGTATCCCATTTGCCAACAGGAGCTAAAAGTTCAATAGATTTTTTATTAAGTAACATAAAATAGTAGATACCATCCTTATAAAAGATTGTTTATCTTTCAAAAATACCTTCAGCTGAGAAGTAAATGAAAGATAATATTATTTCATAAAAAACTATCTTTACATTATAACACTAAATGTCAATTATATTAAAAGTTAGTTTAATATAACATTATATAGCAATTATACAATATTATAATTAAAATTACATATGATTTTATCAAGTTTATATAAATTATTCATATCGCAGTGCATCTATAGGGTTTAATTTAGCTGCTTTACGGGCGGGATATATACCGAAAAATAGACCAATGCCGACTGAGAAGAAAAATGATAATAAAATAGGCCCAACCGTTATGACTGTGGCAAATCCACCAAATTTTGATATGGCAGCGGCAGTACCACAGCCAAGCACGATGCCGATTAGTCCACCTATTACGCTCACTATTATTGATTCGATTAAAAACTGCAGCATTATATCGTTGAATGTTGCACCTAACGCCTTGCGTATTCCTATTTCACGCGTGCGTTCTGTTACGGAAACTATCATTATATTCATGATTCCTATACCGCCTACCAATAGAGAAATAGCAGCAATACTTCCCAGGAGCAGTGTTATCATAGTTGTAGTATTATTCATTGTTTCCATAATACTTGTAAGATTTCTTACTTGAAAATCATCATTGACGGGATTTTTTATATGATGACGCTGCCGCAATAATGTTTCTATTTGCTGCTGTACCATATCAATTTTGTCTGCAGAAGAAACTTGTATGTCGATTATTCTTATACTGGTTACAGCCATTAATCTTTCCATGGCTGTTGTCACTGGAATCAGTACGCAGTCATCCTGATCTTGGCCTATAGTGGATTGTCCCTTACTCTCCAGGACTCCGATTACTTTATAAGGATCGTTATTGATACGAATATTTTTACCAACAGGATTATCACTGCCAAACAAATTAGTGGCTACTGTTGTGCCTATTACAGCGATACGTGAGCGTGTATTAAGATCATTTTTAGTGATAAAAGAACCGCTTTTCACAGTAAGTGAACGTATTGACATATATGCGGGAGTAATACCATAGACGACAGTATTCCAATTTTGCCGGCCATTTATAATTTGATAAGATCTTTGTACCATAGGAGTAAGGAAATCAATGTTCTTGATTCTTTTTTTTATAGCACTGGCATCATCAAGCTTTAAATTTTCACCACTTCCGGCAGCTTGTCTAACGCCATTAACCCGGGGGGCACCGGCCGTAACAATCAGCATATTACTACCAAGGCTAGCTATGGAGTCCTGTATTTGTTTTTTTATGCCCATACCGATGGAAACCATTGTTATAACAGCACTTACGCCAATAATTATTCCGAGCATAGTAAGGATAGAACGCAGTTTATTTACTGTCAGGCTTTTAAGAGCAATTATTACACTTTCTTTAAACAATAGTTATCTTTTCCTCCTGGTAGTTTATATATGAAAAATTTATAACTAGTGTAGTGGAACATTGGTAAATATCATTTTATAAAATTTTTTATAATAATTCCATAAAAAATAAAATAACCTTGGCTATAAGAAAATTAATACAGTATATAAAGTTAATAAAACATAATACTAAAAATAATCATGCCATTATACTAGTATATTTTAAAAGGGACCATTATGGTGTGAAGATGTGTTGGTTACTGCCTTTTTAGCAGTATATTGTAATGAGATTTTATCACCGGCAATAAGTCCACTGGTAATCTCAACATAATCATCACTGTAAATACCAGTCTGTATATATTTATTTTGTGTAGTACCGTTTTTATTTACAAGAATAACATAGGAACCTTTGCTATCGGTTTTCAAGGCAGAAAGAGGTATGGCAAGTACGTTATTTTTATTGGCTGTAGTTATTTCTACCCGGGCAGTCATGGAGGGCTTTAATAGTCCCTGAGGATCATTAACAGCCAAGGTAACATAGTAATATATTACTGAAGAAGATGATGAGGAGGATGAACTGGAGGAAGTATCCCAGGTATTATTAGTATCGGTTTGAGAGATTTTAGCTACTCTACCAGTAAATTTTTTATCTGTATAAGCGTCAACGGTAAATACAGCTGATTGACCTAACTGTATTTTTCCGATGTCTGTTTCATCAACTTTAGCCAATATTTGTTTTTTTGATAAATCGGCAATGCGCATTATAATTGTTGGATTGCTTGTACCCTGTACAGCCATTGTACCAGGAGTCTTAGGTTCACCAACGACTACACCGTTTATGGGAGTTGTAATTACAGTTTCATCCAAATCGGATTTTGTGACTTCCATATCACTTTTAGCCGTAGCATATTTATACTGGGCATCTTCTAAATCTTCTTTTGATTTGGCACCAATTGAATATAAATATTTTGTACGATTATATTTGGACAGAGTATTATTTACGGTTTCCTGGGCTTTTATGAGTTCGTTTTCTAAATCTTTGCCATCTAAGACAGCAACAGTCTGTCCTTTTTTTACATTATCATTTTCTTTTACTAAAACGTTTTTAATTCGTGCAGTTATTTTAGAACTTATTTCCACCGATTCTAAAGGTTTTATTGTTCCTGTAGCAGATACTGTGGATTGCAGATTCATCTTTTTTACAGTGTAAAGTTCACCTGATGTTTTCGGTTTTTGCGCTGCATGGTGTATCTGCCAATATTTATAGCTGCCAAAACATAAAATTATCAATAATAAAATACATGCAGCAACGGTTTTTTTAGTTAAATATTTTTTCATTCATTGTCCTCCACACTTATACCCATAGCGTTTTTTAATTGTGCTTTGTCACGAGCATAATCATATTGTGCACTTATTTGATTAAGTCTGGCAGTTGATAAGGCAAGTTGTGCATCAATGATATCCAATATTATTCCGGCGCCAACACGGTATTTTTCCTGTGCGATAAATAGGTCTTCTTCTGCCTGATCTATAGCTGTCTGTGTTGAATTGAATCTTTTCTTTGCTTCGTTCATATTCAGATATGCCTGACGAACTTCTAAGTCAATGTCATCAGCTTTTTCCTGCAATGCGAGCTGTTTTTGTTCAAGAACAGACTGCGCTGAATTTATACTTGATTTAGTAAGACCGTTGTCAAAAACATCCCAACTTGCAGCAATGCCGACTGTGTAATCATGATCTCGTTCTGTCGGAGTGGGTTGATTAGTCCAGTCAGTGCTTATAGAAGCATTTACTGTTGGTTTGTAATCAGTTTTTGCTAATTCAATATTTTTCTGTGCAATATTGCAGTCTATTTTTGCCTGTTCTAGATCCTTACGATGTTTGGCAGCATAAAGCAGGCAGTAGGAAAGTGGTTTTATGAAAGCTCTGTATTTGAAAGTGTCTGTAAGATAAAGTGGTTCATCACGATTGAGTTTTATAATATTCTTGAAAGTTATAACATTTATATCATAAGTATTTTTAGCCTTTATCAAAGTCTGCTTTGCATTCGATAAAGCCACTTGCGAACGTAATAAATCAGATTTTGGAATGCTGCCGGCACTATACAATTCCTGTACGTTTTTTAAATGTTGTGTATAGTTATTTACAGATTCTTTATCTACATTTATATCTTGATCGGCTTCTAAAATATCATAATATGCTTTAATTGTATTATATGCTATGTTTTCTGCTGTACGCTGAGTATTTAGGCTGCTTTGTAATAAGGTTTGTTCTTGTATGTTGACATTAAGATTGTTTTTACCGGCCGAATAAAGTGGATAATTCAATGATAAGCTGTTAGTATTGTCACGTTCAAACTGCTTTTTTATGCCATCGGTGATTCCGTCAGATATAGAAAAATTGCTACCTAATGAGATGGTAAGTCTTTTTTTGGCTTTTGCCCCGGCAAGATTATATTTGGCAGTATCTTCTTTCTTTGCGGCAATTTGGATTTCCAGATTGTTTTGCAGAGCCATTTGGACAGATTCGTCTAGCGAAAGACGAGCGCAAAAACCTGATGATGTGGGAAATAATGATAAAATAAATGCGAGAGGGAATAGTTCTTTTAAGATTTTTTTATTCATAACCGTGCCTTTCTTGAGTAATATAAAACCTTTTATTTGCTTATAATAGTAAATTTTGCTTACAACATATTATTATATATTATTTTTAATAAAAATAATATGCTGTGGTTTACGCTGAGTATTTTTATTATTTAATATTTGAAGAAAGTTTGCACAAAAATCTTTTCATATTTGACATTAATATTTTTTTTATACTTGACGTATATAATATTGATAAACTAAAATAGATATATATTTATACATATAAAAGGGAGATTGGAAATTATAATGAAAGTTTTAGTTGCTGATGGCGTATCAAAAAAAGCTGTCGATATTTTAGACAAAGAGTTTGACGTGGTTGTCAAAGAAAAATTACCAGCAGAAGAATTACTCAGTATAATAGCAGAATTTGATGGGATAATCGTACGCAGTGCATCTAAAATAACAAAGAAAGTTATAGATAAGGCTGAAAAACTTAAAGTTATTGGCAGAGCAGGAGTTGGTACTGATAATATAGATATTTCCGCGGCAACTGATCGGGGAATTATTGTTTTAAATGCTCCAGAAGGGAATACAATTGCGGCTACTGAACATACAATGGCAATGATGCTTTCTATGAGCCGAATGATACCTATTGCTAATGAAACAGTGCAAAAGGGTGAATGGAATCGTAAAAAATATGTTGGTGTGGAATTACGGGGAAAAACACTGGGTGTTATAGGTTTGGGCCGTATCGGATCTGGCGTTGCTAAAAGAGCAATGTCTTTTGATATGAAAATAATAGCATATGATCCATACTTGAATGAAGATCGGGCGCATGCACTTGGTGTAACGATCGGTTCACTTGATGATGTAATAAAAAATGCAGATTTTATTACAGTACATATGCCCCTTACCCCCCAAACTAAAAATATGCTGAATAAAGATAATATATGCAAAATGAAAAAAGGGGTAAGACTTATAAACTGCGCTCGCGGTGGTATAATAAATGAACAGGATCTTGCCGATGCCGTAAAGGCAGGGCAGGTTGCTGGTGCAGCTATTGATGTATTTACAAGTGAACCTTTAGCAGCAGATAACCCGCTACGCAATATTCCTAACATAGTTTTGACGCCGCATCTTGGAGCATCTACAGTGGAAGCACAGATAGGTGTTGCCATTGATGCATCCCACGGAGTAGCTGCTGCATTAAAAGGGGAACCTGTTTCTACTGCTGTGAATATGGCGCCTGTATCTGCTGAAACAATGGGAAAAATTCGTCCATATCTTACTTTGGCAGAAAGATTAGGATGTACGGCACAGTCACTTTCAGATGGGCCAATACAAAGCTTGACGATTCGCTATAATGGTAATATTGCAGATATAGATACAAAAATGATTTCCATAGCAGTTATCAAGGGTATGCTTAATCCTATACTGCAGACAGCTGTTAATTATGTAAATGCCCCTTCAATAGCTAAACAGCGTAATATTAAAATAGAAGAAATAAAAAATAAGGATGTTAAAAATTTTGCCAATTTGATAACTGTTACAGTAAGAACACCAGAAGGAGAACAATCTGTACAGGGAACTCTTTTTGGTACAGATGGACGCATTGTTACAATAAATCAGCATCGTGTTGATGTTGATCCTCATGCCCGTATTCTTATTTGTCCTCATATCAATCGTCCGGGAATGATTGGTCAGGTCGGTTCAGTCTTGGGGAAATATAATGTAAATATTTCAGGAATGCAGGTAGGAAAAACGGCAATTGCAGGTACAAGTATGATGGTACTTACTATTGATAATGACATTACACAGAATATTATTGATGAAGTATTAAAAATAGATGGCATTTTTGATGCTAAACTGGTAAATTTTTATACTGTGTGAGATAAGATATATTTTATATAGAATATAGTAGCTGCTTTAGTTTCACTAGGAAAATTAAAGTCGGTGTGTAGAATGATCAAAATATGTGAAGTGGACGAAATCCTGCTTACCAATGTTTCGTGTTTAACTGTCCACGAATAGAAACTGGTGGGAGTTTATCTGTCATAAAATGAGAAAATAATTACTACTAATAATACCGCTGATCTTGTAATATTATACAGGAACAGCGGCATTTATACTATATTAATGATATCAATTTCTTCTGATATCAATTTTACATTTTCACCGAGTTTAAAGCAACGGTGAAGTGTTGATAATTTTAATTTAAGTGGAGAACGCCTCGGATGAGTCGGTTTATTGTCCTATTTTTTCTTGGAGCCTGTTTTAGGTGGCAGTCTTTTTGCTGCAATCCACATATATAAGGCTCGCCTAAGGGGTACCCTAAAATTTGAACAACTTTAGTTACTGATTTATTTTGACTATATAGATTGAGGGCTCTGTTTTTCTGTCCTAATACATTTTTTATGCTTCCACGGAAAATGAATAGAACTCGGTCTCATAACCAAACATTTCGCATCTAATAAAAAGCCGTCCAAATGGACGGCTTTTTGTGCTTGCTAAGAAATAGAGAATGTTGTGCCAACACTGGAAGAAAAAATAAACGTATTCAAGAGGCAATCTAGCAGCTTGAAAATCCGAATAAAATTCTATTGAATCGAAAAGCATGGAGGAACACAGAATGTGAGCACACCGTCTTATTGAGCACGGAGGCATTCTGGAAAGTGTTTTTTGAATTCATATTTATGCCAAGTGAGCGCGTTAAAAGGTATGTGCGCTTCTTTCGGCAGCTCTATATTCAAAGCAACAACATGGGGCATCTGGATAGCGCACTTATACACCCTTACGGGTGCCGTGCGCTATGCGAGGCCGTTGCGCCCTCCAAACCTCTTGCGTGCCTCACGGCAAGGCTCATCCTTGACGGACGTTCCTTTCCCTGAGGCGTAAACCGCCGCCACCCAGAGAAAGGTAAGCATGGCAACCTGCCATAGAGAGACCCGTGGCCGTAAATGGAATTTTCATCTTGCACGGAACCGCGCCGTACGGCATCCGCGAGGATGCACAGCCGCCCCGGAAAGGGACGTTCGCAAAATGGACGTGAGGTCCGTTTTTGCCCAGGGGATTGGGGGCAGGTGCCCTCAATAAGAGTCATTCGGGTACCTGAATGAATTGCTTGTCCGTTTTGTGCGAATGCGGTATTGTGATCGTAAATACTATATTGCAACTTGATAAAATACCTTCAATTGTAAATGTAGTTCTAGGAAAAAACATATTTCAGTTGCTGAGCATAACGGAATAAATATTCCTGTAGAAATGACAACCTGCAAGCTATTATAGCACATACAAATTACAGCGCGTATTGTTTTCCCCATTTCCCCAACTCAAAGAAAACTGGCAAAAGGGCATTGCCGGTTTCTGTCAGAGAATATTCAACATGTGGTGGAATTTCATTATATTGTATACGTGAAACAATTCCCTTTTGCTCCAATTCTCTTAGGGTCGAAGTTAACATGGTATTTGTAATTGTTGGAATCGACTTTTTTAATTTACCAAATCGCATGTGGTTATTTTTTAGCAGGTAAAAAATAATACGAGAAGTCCATTTACCTTGCAAAATTTCTAATGACTGCAATACAGGACATTTGGGGTCGCCTTGATAGTGTTTCAGGCTGTTTATAAAATTTTGGTATTCAGACATATTTCAAAAGCACTCCTTTCGGTATGAATTTCCGTACATAGTTAGAATATTTTACGTACTTGACTCTGATTTTATATATAGTATAATCAATATACTATATATAATCAATAGTAAATTGAAAATGGAGGTACATTTATGCTTGTTGAAAAAAGATTGCTTTGGGAAAACAATGACAAAATAAATTATGTGGCTTATCTGATGGACAACTCCCCCGATATTGAAAACGAAAGAAAGCATCCCGCAATCATCATTTGTGGTGGAGGAGGATTTGTACGAATAACAGACAAAGAAAAGGAACCCGTTGCACTATTCTTTTTGAATCATGGATTTCAGGCTTTTGTCTTAAACTACACCACAAAAAAAATTGGAGACAGCACTTACCCTAACCCGGAATATGATTTAGCAAAAATGATAGTTACTGTTCGGGAACATGCTGTTGAATGGAACATTGATATCAGCAAAATAGCTATTGCAGGCTTTTCGGCAGGAGGTTCGATTTGTGCTTCTTTGGCAACTCAATGGAACGAAAAATTTTTATATAAAAAGTTGGAGGTGTCTTCGGAAATGTTAAAGCCTAATGCGGCAATATTAGCATATCCATTACTTGATTTCGAATATCAAAAGAAAAAGATTGTAGAAGATGAAAATTGCAATAGTTTTCTTGAATTTGCAAAAATGAAAAAAGGCGATTTTCTAAGCATGGCTATGGACGCAGCTATTGGAGTACAGGCAACAGAAAAACAGTTAAAAGAAGGCAGTCCTATTAATCATATTACCCCCAATATGCCGCCAGTTTTTATATGGGGTACTGCTAATGACGGTATGGTTTACGTAGGTCAAATATTGAAATTTGCGGAAAAATTGAGCGGCAATAATATTCCATATGAATTGCATGTCTTTGAAAGTGGGTATCATGGGTTATCATTAGCAAATCACAATACAACTAATAGTCATGAAAAAATAAATACAGATGTTTCAGTTTGGACAACCTTAGCTGTGAATTTTTTAAATAGACATTTTTTATTGTAACTGTCAGTATAATTTTAATAACGCTATCGGCTGATGGAGGAGCCGCCATTTCACCGTGACGGCTTGGCATATGCGAACAGGAGGCAACATGGAGCATACCAGCAACCCCGCAGTCAGCACTGCCCGCCGAACGATTGGCGGGACTACATACATCGTCAACGCTTATTTCAAGCAGGATACCGCCGAAACGGTGGTATCCACCCATGGCGCGGGTGATCGACCTTGCTTTGCAGGCGGCCCTGGGCCTCTTTTGGCCCAATTTTTTCGCCCGACCCGTTCACAGCGCCGCCCATCCGCAGTATAATGAAGCCACACAAACTTCCTTTATGGATAGACTGACGGAAAAGAGGTAACGATGCAAAAGGCAGTTCAAAACAAGAACGCGCTGTATTGCCGCCTTTCGGTGGACGATAACTGCAACGGTGAAAGCGACAGCATCCAGAACCAGCGCCTGATCCTGCAAAAGTACGCCAAAGACCACGGTTTTCTTGATACCGTGGTGTTCACGGACGATGGCGTCAGCGGCACAACATTCCAGCGCAAGGGCTTCCAGCAAATGATCGACGGCATACAGGCGGGGAAAATTAATACGGTGATCGTCAAGGATTTGTGAAAATGAGGGGATAAATCCAATTGATTTATCAATTATGCTGAAGGTAGATAAATCAACAACAGCAAAAGCAATTCAAAAGATGGAAGATAAGGGACTGATCGAGAGGAAGCGGGATAATATCGATAAGAGAATGTGGCGGTTATATCCTAAGCCAGAAGTATTGGATTTATATTCATTAATCATTGGGGAAGAAAATGAAAATATATTATTATATTGTACCAACTTTTAACTTTTTGTGGCGAGAATTTCCCAACTTCTAAAATAGTGGGATGAATCGCCAGGGTTTTAGTATTGCAAGTATAATTTTTTCATGCTATGATATTATCAGTCGAAATGATTGGATAATTTTTATAATGAGAGAATTACAGCATAATTAGCATTCAGTTTTTCTGATGTATTACCATCTCGTTTTGGTTGTAAAATATCGTCGCAAGGTAATTAATAATGATATTTCTGAGAGACTTAGAGGAATAAAGGAAGAGATTGTATATGATAATGATGAGGAGAAATGTAATTATTAGTTTAAAAGATATAAGTGTCTTTTTAAGTCTAGTTCTGCGGCATAAACCGCAGGCTGCCGGAATTACAGTGGACGAACACGGTTGGGCCGATGTAGCGGAATTGATCAATGGTGTAAATAACACCGGCAAATACCATTTAGATGAAAATATCCTGCAAAAAATCGTGCAGACCGACAGCAAGCAGCGCTATAGCTACAGCAGCGACAAAAGAAAGATTCGAGCAAATCAAGGCCATTCTATTCTTATAGATGTAGAACTGAAACCTAGAGTCCCACCTTCTGTACTATATCATGGGACCGGAGAAAAATATGCAGCAGCGATTGACCAGCAGGGATTGCTGCCCAAGAGTCGGCTATATGTGCATCTATCACTGGATACAAAAACGGCAAATGTTGTTGGTGCAAGACACGGCAGTCCTGTCATCTACATGATTGACACGAAACGTATGCTGCAGGATGGTTTTGTGTTTTTTGAATCAGCAAATCATGTATGGCTTATCAAATCAGTGCCAACACGCTATTTACAGAAATTGAATAATGATTCGTCAACGTCTATCTAATATTGATAGGCGTTTTTATAATAAAGATATTGTTGACTATCAAAAATCAATAAATGTTGCGATAGATGATTTTATGAACAGCAATATTCAGATACCAAATACTAGTTTAGCAAGAAAAGATATCTATCGTCGTTTACTTTTTGCGCAAAAAAACTTATTAGGCAATTTAAAAAACTACGTGTATTATAGAGTAAAGTTTATTGAAACACAAAATATTGACTATCAAGGCGATTCAATATTTTATTTTGAACAAGCAAAAGCAAATGCTAATACTGCATCTTCCTGTATTGATGAATTTAAAGATTAGGAGGGAACAAATACATGAAATGTCCGCGTTGTGGAAAAGAAGTAACAGGTTCTATGTATTGCTTGAATTGCGGTTTACGAATTAGAAGTTATGATGAAGCCGTTAAACTAGAAAGACAAATTCAGTATGAAAGAGATAACAAATCTAGTATAAGTAGACCTAGTTTAAATAAATCTCATCTCGACAAATTTAGTTTAAGTAAACATCGCCCTATAATCGCTATTTTAATAGCATCTGCAATTATTATTGTTATGCTTATTCCGTATATATTTAAAAGTACGCCTCAGCCATCTGCAATTCCTACAGCTGCTCAGCAGGAAAATATTCAGAAGCAGCAAGAAATAAAACAGCAGCAAAATGAACAGGCTAAAGCTGAAGCTGCTATTTATAAAAATAAACTTATTTCTTCTATTGATGCTGTTAATAATTTATTTGTTAACGGAAATTATTACTCTCCTGTTTATGCCGGAATAAGTTTTAAAAATGGCACTTTAATATTAAAAGTTAATAATCGTTGGGATTATTTGCCTGCTAATGCTAAAAAAGGTTTTGTTAAAGCTGCTTTTGTGTCTTTCTTCACTGCTGCTAAATCTCGTAAATTAGATATTGACTCCTCCACATTTCATTTATCTGTTGTCAGTACATTGTCTGGTGACGAAGTTGCAAGCTGGGGGCCTATTATGGGAACCAGTATAGAATAAAAAATCCGCCCGGTGTTGCATCGCCGGACGGCGTGGGACGTGATAAACATAATGTGTACGATGTTATTACATCACAGCCCTTTTAAAATTTAAATTGAAAGGACTGTATTTTTTTATGCAAAAAGCAGTTATTTATGCCAGATACAGCAGCGAAAGACAAAACGAGCAATCTATTGAGGGACAGCTACATGAGTGTCAGGAATTTGCTAAATCTCGCGATATTATGATCATCAGGAATTAGATTGTGTAATTGTCTATAAGACAGATCGTTTTGCCCGTAATCGTTATGACAGTGCCGTTTATAAGGCACGTTTGAAAAAATGGTATAAAAATATTTTATGCTAAGGAAAATATACCTGACGGACCAGAAGGGATTATTTTAGAATCTATGCTTGAAGGCTTTGCAGAGTATTATTCTGCCGAATTATCACAGAAAGTGAAGCGTGGCATAAAAGAAAATGTCCGCAAAGGTTTATCTTTCGGTGGCACTTGCCCTTATGG is a window encoding:
- the serA gene encoding phosphoglycerate dehydrogenase, with amino-acid sequence MKVLVADGVSKKAVDILDKEFDVVVKEKLPAEELLSIIAEFDGIIVRSASKITKKVIDKAEKLKVIGRAGVGTDNIDISAATDRGIIVLNAPEGNTIAATEHTMAMMLSMSRMIPIANETVQKGEWNRKKYVGVELRGKTLGVIGLGRIGSGVAKRAMSFDMKIIAYDPYLNEDRAHALGVTIGSLDDVIKNADFITVHMPLTPQTKNMLNKDNICKMKKGVRLINCARGGIINEQDLADAVKAGQVAGAAIDVFTSEPLAADNPLRNIPNIVLTPHLGASTVEAQIGVAIDASHGVAAALKGEPVSTAVNMAPVSAETMGKIRPYLTLAERLGCTAQSLSDGPIQSLTIRYNGNIADIDTKMISIAVIKGMLNPILQTAVNYVNAPSIAKQRNIKIEEIKNKDVKNFANLITVTVRTPEGEQSVQGTLFGTDGRIVTINQHRVDVDPHARILICPHINRPGMIGQVGSVLGKYNVNISGMQVGKTAIAGTSMMVLTIDNDITQNIIDEVLKIDGIFDAKLVNFYTV
- a CDS encoding winged helix-turn-helix transcriptional regulator, giving the protein MSEYQNFINSLKHYQGDPKCPVLQSLEILQGKWTSRIIFYLLKNNHMRFGKLKKSIPTITNTMLTSTLRELEQKGIVSRIQYNEIPPHVEYSLTETGNALLPVFFELGKWGKQYAL
- a CDS encoding alpha/beta hydrolase; its protein translation is MLVEKRLLWENNDKINYVAYLMDNSPDIENERKHPAIIICGGGGFVRITDKEKEPVALFFLNHGFQAFVLNYTTKKIGDSTYPNPEYDLAKMIVTVREHAVEWNIDISKIAIAGFSAGGSICASLATQWNEKFLYKKLEVSSEMLKPNAAILAYPLLDFEYQKKKIVEDENCNSFLEFAKMKKGDFLSMAMDAAIGVQATEKQLKEGSPINHITPNMPPVFIWGTANDGMVYVGQILKFAEKLSGNNIPYELHVFESGYHGLSLANHNTTNSHEKINTDVSVWTTLAVNFLNRHFLL
- a CDS encoding transposon-encoded TnpW family protein — its product is MEHTSNPAVSTARRTIGGTTYIVNAYFKQDTAETVVSTHGAGDRPCFAGGPGPLLAQFFRPTRSQRRPSAV
- a CDS encoding recombinase family protein, producing the protein MQKAVQNKNALYCRLSVDDNCNGESDSIQNQRLILQKYAKDHGFLDTVVFTDDGVSGTTFQRKGFQQMIDGIQAGKINTVIVKDL
- a CDS encoding MarR family transcriptional regulator yields the protein MLKVDKSTTAKAIQKMEDKGLIERKRDNIDKRMWRLYPKPEVLDLYSLIIGEENENILLYCTNF
- a CDS encoding RNA 2'-phosphotransferase — protein: MIMMRRNVIISLKDISVFLSLVLRHKPQAAGITVDEHGWADVAELINGVNNTGKYHLDENILQKIVQTDSKQRYSYSSDKRKIRANQGHSILIDVELKPRVPPSVLYHGTGEKYAAAIDQQGLLPKSRLYVHLSLDTKTANVVGARHGSPVIYMIDTKRMLQDGFVFFESANHVWLIKSVPTRYLQKLNNDSSTSI
- a CDS encoding zinc ribbon domain-containing protein → MKCPRCGKEVTGSMYCLNCGLRIRSYDEAVKLERQIQYERDNKSSISRPSLNKSHLDKFSLSKHRPIIAILIASAIIIVMLIPYIFKSTPQPSAIPTAAQQENIQKQQEIKQQQNEQAKAEAAIYKNKLISSIDAVNNLFVNGNYYSPVYAGISFKNGTLILKVNNRWDYLPANAKKGFVKAAFVSFFTAAKSRKLDIDSSTFHLSVVSTLSGDEVASWGPIMGTSIE
- a CDS encoding recombinase family protein, which gives rise to MQKAVIYARYSSERQNEQSIEGQLHECQEFAKSRDIMIIRN